A genomic region of Luteitalea sp. contains the following coding sequences:
- a CDS encoding amidohydrolase family protein gives MLPSRLRHYYEQMLRRSIVLLACIALAAVFAHAVLQTTPHAQTGQSSISLIVSGGTVVTMDEERRVLAPGAVAIDDGAIVLVDTPARVDARFRAATRIDASNHIVLPGLINTHTHAPMVLFRGLADDLVLMDWLQKYIFPAEAKAVSPEFVRVGTELAALEMIQSGTTTFADMYYFEEEIAAAVKRAGLRGVLGQTIIGFPAPDAPTPKAGLERTERFVEEWKQDSIVTPAVAPHALYTNDGKTLTAARDLAREHQVPLLIHMAEAESEVESAREKYQTSPVGYLASIGFLGPNVLAAHCIWLTDEDIRTAAAADIGCSHNPESNMKLAAGTAPVPTMLREGLLVGLGTDGAASNNDLDMFEAMRLAAFLHKSTTRDPSAVPAGVALEMATIGGARALHMADRIGSLEVGKRADLIAVSTASARATPLYDPISHLVYVAKGTDVRTTIVDGQILMRDGKVATLDESQVIAAAQRIAEKVRAITKP, from the coding sequence ATGCTGCCATCTAGGCTTCGGCATTACTATGAGCAGATGCTGCGACGATCCATCGTCCTTCTTGCCTGCATTGCCCTAGCAGCGGTGTTCGCGCACGCTGTCCTCCAGACCACACCTCACGCCCAAACGGGCCAATCGAGCATCTCGCTCATTGTCAGCGGCGGGACCGTTGTGACGATGGACGAGGAGCGCCGCGTGCTGGCACCTGGCGCGGTGGCCATCGACGATGGTGCAATCGTCCTCGTGGATACGCCGGCCCGTGTGGACGCGCGGTTTCGCGCAGCCACGCGCATCGATGCCAGTAATCACATTGTCCTGCCCGGGCTCATCAACACGCACACACACGCCCCGATGGTGCTCTTCCGCGGCCTAGCCGACGACCTGGTGCTCATGGACTGGTTGCAGAAATATATCTTTCCGGCTGAGGCCAAGGCGGTGTCACCAGAGTTCGTCCGCGTGGGCACGGAGCTGGCCGCGCTCGAGATGATCCAGTCCGGCACCACGACGTTTGCCGACATGTACTACTTCGAGGAGGAGATTGCGGCCGCGGTCAAGCGGGCGGGCCTCCGTGGCGTTCTCGGCCAGACCATCATTGGGTTTCCAGCCCCGGACGCGCCAACGCCGAAAGCGGGGCTGGAGCGCACCGAGCGGTTCGTGGAGGAATGGAAGCAAGACTCGATCGTCACGCCCGCAGTCGCACCGCACGCGCTCTACACCAATGACGGGAAGACGCTCACGGCCGCACGCGATCTCGCCCGCGAACATCAGGTGCCGCTCCTCATCCACATGGCCGAAGCGGAGTCGGAGGTCGAGAGCGCCCGCGAAAAGTATCAAACGTCACCTGTCGGCTATCTTGCGTCGATTGGCTTCCTCGGCCCGAACGTTCTCGCCGCGCATTGTATCTGGCTTACCGATGAGGACATTCGGACGGCGGCAGCTGCCGACATCGGCTGCTCGCATAATCCCGAGAGCAACATGAAGCTGGCGGCCGGTACCGCACCCGTACCAACGATGCTGCGCGAAGGTCTGCTGGTGGGCCTCGGCACCGACGGTGCGGCGAGCAACAACGATCTCGACATGTTCGAAGCCATGCGTCTCGCGGCGTTCCTGCACAAGAGCACCACGCGGGATCCGAGCGCCGTCCCTGCGGGCGTCGCGCTGGAGATGGCAACGATTGGTGGCGCGCGCGCTCTCCACATGGCGGATCGTATTGGCTCGCTGGAGGTCGGAAAGCGCGCCGACCTGATTGCCGTGTCTACCGCCTCGGCACGGGCAACGCCGCTCTATGATCCGATCTCGCATCTCGTGTACGTGGCAAAGGGCACAGACGTCCGCACGACAATCGTCGACGGCCAGATATTGATGCGCGACGGGAAGGTGGCAACCCTCGACGAGTCGCAGGTGATCGCCGCGGCGCAGCGGATTGCCGAAAAGGTCAGGGCCATT